DNA from Vibrio alfacsensis:
AGGTGAAGTCAGTTTCGCTTCGATTGGACCTTTACCATCGATAGGCTCACCTAGCGTGTTTACTACGCGGCCTAGTAGTTCTGGACCAACTGGCACTTCAAGAATGCGGCCAGTACCTGTAACTTTCATGCCTTCCTTAAGGTCAGCATATGGGCCCATTACTACCGCACCAACCGAGTCACGCTCAAGGTTAAGTGCTAGTGCATAACGGCCACCCGGTAATTCAATCATTTCACCTTGCATCACGTCCGCTAGGCCGTGGATGCGGATGATACCATCGCTTACCGATACGATAGTACCCTCATTACGAGCTTCACTAACAACTTCGAAAGATTCGATACGTTGTTTGATCAGATCGCTAATTTCCGTGGAATTAAGTTGCATGCTCCAATCCCCATTAAGACTGCAATGCATCGCTCAGGCGGTTCAAACGACCACGCGCTGAGTTATCGATGACTAGGTCTCCGGCTCGAATAATAACCCCACCAAGTAGGGTCTCATCTACACTGCAATTCAGCTTCACTTTGCGTTCAAGACGCGCTTCAAGTTTGGTGCTGATGTTTGCTTGTTGTTCATCAGAAAGCTCTGACGCTGAAATAACTTCAACATCGATTTCTTTCTCATGCTCTTGTTTCAGAACAAAAAATTGTTCACAAACATCAGGAAGAGCCTTTAAACGGCCATTCTCAGCCATCACCTTAATCAGGTTTTGGCCATGTGCATCAACTTGTTCACCGCAAACCGCAACAAAGATATCTGCCATTTTTTCAGCAGAAACAGAACCGGTTAAAAGCTCTTTCATTTGTTCGTTTTTGGCAACTTCTGAAGCGAAAGACAACATTTGGCCCCATTGGTCCAATTGGTCTTTATCTACAGCAAAGTCGAAAGCTGCTTTAGCATAGGGGCGTGCGATTGTAGTCAAATCAGACATATGCGCCCCCAAACTTAAAGTTTTGCAGTAATGTTGTCGAGAATATCTTTTTGAGCGTCTTTATCGATCGCACGCTCAAGGATTTTCTCAGCACCAGCTACAGCCAGAGTAGCAACTTGTTTGCGCAGGTCATCACGTGCACGATTACGTTCTGCTTCAAGTTCTGCTTCCGCTTGCGCTAGGATTTTCTGGCGTTCTGCCTGAGCTTCCTCACGTGCTTCATCAATAATTTGAGCTTTACGTTTATTCGCTTGATCGATGATCTCTGTTGCTGTGCGCTTCGCTTCTTTCAACTGATCAGAAGCGTTGGCTTGTGCTAGATCCAAGTCTTTTGCAGCGCGTTCAGCTGCATGAAGACCATCAGCAATTTTCTTCTGACGCTCTTCGATCGCTTGCATAATTGGCGGCCATACATACTTCATGCAGAACCACACAAATAGTGCGAACGAGATTGCTTGACCTAGCAGAGTTGCGTTTATATTCACAACAGCTACTCCCTTTAAGAATCAACTACAAAAATACAATTAACAGAGTTGTTAATTAGCCTGCTAGTTGACCCACAAATGGGTTTGCGAATGTGAATAGTAGCGCGATTACGATACCGATCATTGGAACCGCATCAAGTAGACCAGCGATGATGAACATCTTAACTTGTAGCATAGGAGCCATTTCTGGTTGACGTGCTGCACCTTCTAGGAATTTACCACCTAGCAGTGCGAAACCAATCGCTGTACCAAGAGAAGCAAGACCGACGATAATACCTACGGCGATTGCAGAAAAGCTCAGTAAAGTTTCCATTACTATCTCCAATTTATAGTTGTTGGCTTAGTGCCCAAATAAAAGCTTAAAAATTAATGATCAGAATCTTCGTGTGCCATTGACAGGTAAACAATTGTCAACATCATGAATACGAAGGCTTGAATCGTAATAACCAAGATATGGAAGATTGCCCACGGTAGTGAACCCATCCATTGCAAGTACCATGGTAGCATTGCCGCACAAAGAATGAATACAACCTCACCCGCAAACATGTTACCGAATAGACGCATACCAAGTGAAAGAGGTTTCGCAAGTAGCGATACCACTTCGATCAGTAGGTTAAACGGGATCATTAGTGGGTGATTGAATGGATGTAGTGCAAGTTCTTTTGCGAATCCACCTAGACCTTTTACTTTGATGCTGTAGTAAATCATCAATGCAAAAACGCCTAGAGCCATAGCCATGGTGATATTCACATCAGCAGACGGTACAACCTTAAGATAAGGGATACCTAGCCAATGCTCTGCTGGGTAAGGCAAGAAGTCGATCGGGACTAAGTCCATCACGTTCATCAAGAATACCCAACAAAAGATAGTCAGTGCTAAAGGCGCGATCAGTGGGTTGCGTCCATGGAACGTGTCTTTGACGTTTTCCGCGACAAATTCAACGATCATTTCTACAGCACACTGAAGCTTACCCGGTACACCTGCTGTTGTTTTCTTCGCTACTTTGTAAAAATTCCTAAGAAAATTAAACCCGTAAACCAAGAAAAAAACAGGCTATCGATATGTACGTTCCAGAAACTTGCTTCATCCGCTACCAAGCCTAACTTAGCTAAAGAAAGGTTTGATAAGTGGTGGGCAATGTATCCGGACGATGTTAGCGCTTCACCTGGCGCAGCCATAACTCATCCTATTTTTTGTTGTTAATGAATAGCACTGGTGCACAGATATTAATACCTAGTACCAGCAAATAGGTTAGTTTGAGGGGAACAAGTTCCACCTGCATATACATGTAGGCTACGTAGAACAACACAACCGTGATGAGGATTTTCAGAACTTCACCCGCATAGAAAGACGCCGCGACACGCTTGGCAGCGCGAGCCCCACTAAACATAAAAGCACATAACGCAAAGACGGCATTGGCAACAACAAAAATGCCACCGCCCACTAGCGCTGAAAGTCCCCATTCAGGATTTACGGCTATCGCCATTCCTGCAGCCACAAAAATAACCGCGCCAGACTGGATCATTAACAATTGCTTTGCGAGCTCTCGTCCTGGTCTAGCTAACGCAGCTACCATGTATTCGTACCTCTAATAATATCCACTTCGCACTAAACTCACTGTGCTGGGAAATTGGCAAAATTATACGGTGAGTCCGCTTGAATGCAATTATATTGCATCAAAACTTACATTTTGTTTACAAACCGACAACTTTTGCACAAAATTCGATTATTTTAATTAATTGACCTAAATCAATTATCTCACTTAGGCCTCTAGCTTGGCAATTAGTTGCTCCAATTTGTGAGGCTCATCAAGACTTATCGTTAGCTTCGCTTTGCCACTTGCAGCGCGAACAACGGAAACCTTAGCATCAAGCAGCAGACTCAATTTATGCGACATTTGCTCTGCTTCGATATCTTCTTGTTGCGCTTTTTGCTCATTTTGTGGGGCTAAGCACTTTTTTACTAACTGTTCGGTTTGGCGAACGGTCATTTGTTTCTTGGCAACAAGCTGTGCAATCTCGACTTGTTGCTCGCCATCTAACGCCAATAGCGCTCTAGCATGACCCATTTCTAATTTTTTGTTGGCAACCAGACCTTTTACGTCATTCTCTAATTGATTTAGACGTAATAGGTTACTTACCGTCGTTCTTGATTTGCCAATCACATCGGCAACTTGTTGATGCGTAAGCGTGAATTCGTCTTGTAAGCGTTCAAGTGCTTGCGCTTCTTCAATAACGTTTAAGTCTTCGCGCTGAATATTTTCAATCAACGCCATCGCAATCGCCGCGCGATCTTCGACTTTCTTGACCAAACAAGGTACACGCTTCAAGCCCGCCTGTTTCGCTGCGCGCCATCGACGCTCACCCGCAATGATTTCAAACTGACCGCTCGGCACTTGGCGAACCACAATAGGCTGAATGATACCTTGCGACTGAATCGAAGCCGCCAGCTCTTCTAGCGCTTCTGGTGCCATATCTTTACGCGGTTGGTACACACCTGGCTGCAATTGGCTAATCGCTAAATCCACGAGCTCACCGTCAGCCGACAACGCTTGACTGTGCGATGCTATATGCTGTTTTTCACGCGCTAATGAACTGGTCGAAAGCAGCGCGTCCAGTCCTTTTCCAAGACCACGCTTAGACATAGGATGAATTCCTTAGGTTAGAGTTAAACTGGGATTTCTTCGCGGCGGAG
Protein-coding regions in this window:
- the atpH gene encoding F0F1 ATP synthase subunit delta — translated: MSDLTTIARPYAKAAFDFAVDKDQLDQWGQMLSFASEVAKNEQMKELLTGSVSAEKMADIFVAVCGEQVDAHGQNLIKVMAENGRLKALPDVCEQFFVLKQEHEKEIDVEVISASELSDEQQANISTKLEARLERKVKLNCSVDETLLGGVIIRAGDLVIDNSARGRLNRLSDALQS
- the atpF gene encoding F0F1 ATP synthase subunit B, with product MNINATLLGQAISFALFVWFCMKYVWPPIMQAIEERQKKIADGLHAAERAAKDLDLAQANASDQLKEAKRTATEIIDQANKRKAQIIDEAREEAQAERQKILAQAEAELEAERNRARDDLRKQVATLAVAGAEKILERAIDKDAQKDILDNITAKL
- a CDS encoding ParB/RepB/Spo0J family partition protein, giving the protein MSKRGLGKGLDALLSTSSLAREKQHIASHSQALSADGELVDLAISQLQPGVYQPRKDMAPEALEELAASIQSQGIIQPIVVRQVPSGQFEIIAGERRWRAAKQAGLKRVPCLVKKVEDRAAIAMALIENIQREDLNVIEEAQALERLQDEFTLTHQQVADVIGKSRTTVSNLLRLNQLENDVKGLVANKKLEMGHARALLALDGEQQVEIAQLVAKKQMTVRQTEQLVKKCLAPQNEQKAQQEDIEAEQMSHKLSLLLDAKVSVVRAASGKAKLTISLDEPHKLEQLIAKLEA
- the atpE gene encoding F0F1 ATP synthase subunit C, translating into METLLSFSAIAVGIIVGLASLGTAIGFALLGGKFLEGAARQPEMAPMLQVKMFIIAGLLDAVPMIGIVIALLFTFANPFVGQLAG
- a CDS encoding F0F1 ATP synthase subunit I → MVAALARPGRELAKQLLMIQSGAVIFVAAGMAIAVNPEWGLSALVGGGIFVVANAVFALCAFMFSGARAAKRVAASFYAGEVLKILITVVLFYVAYMYMQVELVPLKLTYLLVLGINICAPVLFINNKK